In Microvenator marinus, one genomic interval encodes:
- the folE gene encoding GTP cyclohydrolase I, giving the protein MTTPERHFQDFLEALGLSAEKDPELAETPRRVSELLADLTASAKLDPPQLSTFPAQNHETVIVEHIEFRSMCVHHMLPFFGTIDIAYIPDARLAGFGGFLRAVEYVSRKPQVQERLVQELADILQDALSPKGLLIRCQARQMCVEMRRDTIAKFTSFASTGELSGGPERESVLNQLAQRSST; this is encoded by the coding sequence TTGACTACCCCTGAGCGACATTTCCAAGACTTCCTTGAGGCCCTTGGGCTGAGCGCCGAGAAAGACCCTGAACTGGCCGAAACTCCTCGACGTGTCTCTGAACTCCTCGCCGACCTCACAGCATCGGCCAAACTTGACCCTCCTCAACTCTCGACCTTTCCGGCTCAAAACCACGAGACGGTAATCGTGGAGCACATCGAGTTTCGCAGCATGTGTGTTCACCACATGCTGCCATTTTTCGGCACGATTGATATCGCCTACATCCCTGACGCTCGACTCGCCGGATTCGGCGGCTTTTTGCGCGCCGTAGAATACGTAAGCCGTAAGCCTCAGGTGCAGGAGAGATTGGTCCAAGAGCTCGCCGATATCTTGCAAGACGCACTCTCCCCCAAAGGCCTGCTGATTCGCTGTCAAGCGCGTCAGATGTGCGTAGAAATGAGGCGAGACACCATCGCCAAGTTTACGTCATTTGCATCCACCGGAGAGCTGAGCGGTGGCCCGGAACGCGAAAGCGTCCTTAATCAGCTAGCTCAAAGGTCTTCCACGTGA
- a CDS encoding NAD(P)/FAD-dependent oxidoreductase → MKVGVIGGGPAAVSAILWLEKFGVEVFWLNETKLVGGMVRKTFNQVLDLPIQPHEDPRKITSELEVLSRKLSTRMNVGCLEEICSSDGPVTLQYTQDGTTSAQEVAGVIIATGTSKRLLDVPGEAELLDSRVFQSASAHKDSYSGRKVAVIGAGDAAFEGACLLAEGGARVIVFVRADISARGEFVKRAAELGVEVRNGTQVSGFKENSTLEIQVESTQGAQTVEVDAAFVRIGVSPNLPIFTGQSPKVDREGYLWVDANMNTSVPGIWAAGDVRSTILRSISTALGDGALAAASAYASMTSRT, encoded by the coding sequence GTGAAGGTTGGGGTTATTGGTGGCGGCCCTGCCGCCGTTTCGGCGATACTCTGGTTAGAAAAGTTTGGGGTGGAAGTTTTTTGGCTAAACGAGACCAAACTTGTGGGCGGAATGGTCCGGAAGACATTCAACCAAGTTCTAGACTTACCCATCCAACCCCATGAAGACCCGCGCAAAATTACTAGCGAGCTTGAAGTGCTTTCGAGAAAACTCAGCACACGCATGAACGTCGGTTGTTTAGAGGAGATCTGCAGCTCAGACGGACCTGTGACCCTGCAATACACCCAGGACGGCACAACATCAGCTCAAGAGGTTGCTGGGGTCATAATCGCCACCGGGACCTCAAAGAGGTTGCTCGATGTGCCGGGCGAAGCAGAACTCCTCGATTCACGAGTCTTTCAAAGTGCCAGCGCCCACAAGGATTCCTACAGCGGAAGGAAGGTCGCGGTGATAGGCGCTGGCGACGCAGCGTTCGAAGGGGCATGTCTCTTGGCCGAGGGAGGCGCTAGAGTCATTGTCTTCGTTAGAGCCGATATCAGCGCGCGAGGCGAGTTTGTTAAGCGGGCAGCGGAGCTCGGCGTCGAGGTTCGAAATGGGACTCAGGTCAGCGGCTTCAAAGAGAACTCAACTCTTGAAATCCAGGTGGAATCAACACAGGGCGCGCAAACGGTAGAGGTTGATGCGGCATTTGTCCGAATTGGAGTCTCACCAAACCTTCCCATATTTACGGGTCAATCTCCAAAGGTGGATAGAGAGGGTTATCTCTGGGTGGACGCCAACATGAACACAAGTGTTCCCGGCATCTGGGCTGCCGGGGACGTTAGATCCACCATATTGAGAAGTATTTCTACGGCGCTTGGAGACGGCGCTCTTGCGGCAGCGTCGGCCTACGCGTCCATGACGTCGAGAACCTGA
- a CDS encoding tetratricopeptide repeat protein, with product MRVLLELMTDVARLLEGMETLDQIRDESQPQIRALLESLHVESERLLNSRPDPQRREKHFQRALEAIAQERLDEAREILEAAIADFPDDSELHNHLGLVAWETGDFAAARDHYRMAVVTAFPADDADWFDTRHRPFLRAMEGQALAHYRLGENEEALALFESLADMNPAEYAGCRYLAGEVAHFSGDIQKAASFYELVPMEPAVSYNLGLAYFDLGRREDAALAFLAAFVGNRHIVHRLTRRPDSPETSMPGYLASENYAVEFEEACGELWNRSIGAREFLARCYEHPLVQAHLLKCTENLLDEVLAQGPTVLRENWYERIGASKEAKPIVRQVLDVMDA from the coding sequence ATGCGAGTATTGCTGGAATTGATGACGGATGTTGCGCGTTTACTGGAAGGTATGGAGACCCTCGATCAGATCCGAGATGAGTCTCAACCCCAGATCCGAGCGCTACTCGAATCCCTGCATGTAGAAAGCGAGCGACTCTTGAATTCTCGCCCAGATCCCCAGCGTCGGGAGAAGCATTTTCAGCGCGCACTTGAAGCGATTGCACAAGAGCGCTTGGACGAGGCACGCGAGATCCTTGAGGCTGCGATAGCGGACTTCCCTGATGATTCAGAATTGCACAATCATCTTGGCCTCGTGGCGTGGGAGACTGGAGATTTTGCGGCTGCGCGAGATCACTACCGTATGGCCGTGGTGACCGCATTCCCCGCTGACGATGCTGACTGGTTTGATACTCGTCACCGACCATTCCTGAGGGCGATGGAAGGGCAGGCGCTTGCGCACTACCGTTTGGGTGAAAACGAGGAAGCGCTTGCGCTCTTCGAGTCACTTGCGGATATGAATCCTGCTGAATACGCGGGATGCCGATACCTCGCCGGTGAGGTCGCTCATTTTAGCGGCGACATCCAGAAGGCGGCTTCGTTCTACGAGCTCGTGCCTATGGAACCTGCGGTCTCTTACAACCTTGGCCTGGCGTATTTTGACCTGGGGCGAAGAGAAGATGCGGCCTTGGCGTTTCTGGCGGCTTTCGTGGGCAATCGGCATATTGTGCATCGATTGACTCGTCGCCCGGACTCACCTGAGACCTCGATGCCTGGGTACCTCGCGTCCGAAAACTATGCGGTTGAGTTTGAGGAGGCTTGTGGCGAGCTTTGGAATCGCTCAATCGGTGCGCGGGAGTTCTTAGCTCGTTGCTATGAGCATCCTCTGGTGCAGGCGCATCTTTTGAAGTGCACTGAGAATCTACTCGACGAAGTCTTGGCCCAAGGGCCTACCGTGCTTCGAGAGAATTGGTATGAGCGTATCGGAGCCTCCAAGGAAGCCAAGCCAATCGTGCGTCAGGTTCTCGACGTCATGGACGCGTAG
- the alaS gene encoding alanine--tRNA ligase, which translates to MNSDQIRQAYLDYFKKREHEVIESSPVVPQGDPTLLFTNAGMNQFKDLLLGNEVRDYKRAASVQKCIRAGGKHNDLDEVGKDGRHLTFFEMLGNWSFGDYYKKASIEWAWDFCLNVLELDPARLYVTVHNDDDESLAIWRDEIKVDPTHILKLGDKDNFWAMGPTGPCGPCTEIHIDLQPEKGPFEFLDGYDPDRIVEIWNLVFMESNRLEDESLEPLPMKSVDTGMGLDRVAMVKANTNNVFHTDLFKPLMAKAAELLGTPVIDWQEFFVSEKFTNFSVIADHIRTVTFALCDGAKFSNDGRGYVLRRILRRAVRYGRELGFEGPFLHQIAAVVVENYGHVYPELKTGGSRASEMIRLEEERFFRNIDRGIELFEQAAAESKDVISGARVFELHATYGFPPDLTEIMAEEKGLGIDKTEYEALWVQHQNASRGKDLYADAAGVGDWITVHEGPSSTFVGYTDLEAKTRVMKFRRIDEERFELVLEKTPFYAESGGQVGDKGEIQVGNLHFSVSDTQKAPIGILHSATLEDGVFTVDSLKGEVLAKVNAHERSLIMANHTATHLLHAALRGLVSDAIFQAGSMVAPEKLRFDFSHPEPLTASQVKAVEDAVNAEIAKALPVTIFENVDRERAISEMGAMAIFGEKYGDNVRVVSIPGSVELCGGTHVSNTSEIRLFRLASESGVAAGIRRIEAVTSQGALLAVADDRNKIKSVANVLKADVHNLVERAQNLVAEKSELEKLVEKLQQKLASQESADLLKDAVEIDGITVISKAIQVENRDQLLAFADALRSKLKLGIVLLGTELEGKAALICLVTDEAFKSKKVKAGDLINAVAPFVDGRGGGRPTLAQAGGSKPEGIPTAIAEFESKVRELLS; encoded by the coding sequence ATGAATTCCGACCAAATTAGACAAGCATATCTCGACTATTTCAAGAAACGTGAACACGAAGTTATCGAGAGTTCACCCGTTGTCCCTCAGGGCGATCCCACCCTGCTCTTCACAAACGCAGGAATGAACCAATTCAAGGATCTCCTGCTAGGAAATGAAGTGCGCGACTACAAGCGCGCAGCGAGCGTCCAGAAATGTATCCGTGCCGGCGGCAAGCATAACGACCTGGATGAGGTCGGAAAGGACGGACGCCACCTGACCTTCTTCGAGATGCTCGGAAACTGGTCTTTTGGCGACTACTACAAGAAGGCGTCGATCGAATGGGCGTGGGACTTTTGCTTGAACGTTCTCGAGCTCGATCCGGCGCGACTCTACGTCACCGTCCACAACGACGATGATGAATCCCTCGCTATCTGGAGAGACGAGATCAAGGTCGATCCAACTCACATTCTGAAGCTTGGAGACAAAGACAATTTCTGGGCGATGGGCCCCACAGGCCCATGCGGACCATGCACGGAAATCCACATCGATCTTCAGCCGGAAAAAGGCCCCTTCGAATTCCTCGATGGCTACGACCCGGACCGCATTGTCGAGATTTGGAATCTGGTTTTTATGGAGTCCAATCGACTTGAAGACGAGTCGCTTGAGCCACTTCCGATGAAGAGCGTGGATACGGGCATGGGCCTAGACCGCGTGGCTATGGTGAAAGCCAACACCAACAACGTCTTCCACACCGATCTCTTCAAGCCCCTGATGGCCAAAGCAGCCGAGCTGCTTGGGACTCCAGTCATCGATTGGCAAGAATTCTTCGTGTCAGAAAAGTTCACGAACTTCTCGGTCATTGCAGACCATATTCGAACCGTGACCTTTGCTCTCTGCGACGGCGCAAAGTTCTCGAACGATGGCCGAGGCTATGTGCTTCGACGTATCCTTAGACGCGCTGTGCGCTACGGCCGTGAGCTCGGCTTTGAAGGCCCGTTCCTGCATCAAATTGCAGCTGTGGTCGTGGAGAACTACGGCCACGTCTACCCAGAGCTCAAGACCGGTGGGTCTCGTGCCTCCGAAATGATTCGGCTCGAAGAGGAGCGCTTCTTCCGCAACATCGACCGCGGCATCGAGCTCTTCGAGCAAGCTGCTGCCGAATCCAAAGATGTGATTTCGGGAGCGCGGGTCTTCGAACTCCATGCGACCTATGGCTTCCCTCCTGACTTGACCGAGATCATGGCCGAAGAAAAAGGCCTAGGCATCGACAAGACCGAGTACGAGGCTCTCTGGGTCCAACACCAGAATGCGTCTCGTGGCAAAGACCTTTACGCTGACGCGGCAGGCGTCGGTGACTGGATTACTGTCCACGAAGGCCCAAGCAGCACGTTTGTCGGATACACGGACCTCGAGGCGAAGACGCGTGTCATGAAGTTCAGGCGCATCGATGAAGAGCGCTTCGAATTGGTCCTGGAAAAGACTCCGTTCTACGCGGAGTCCGGCGGCCAGGTCGGGGACAAAGGAGAAATCCAGGTAGGAAATCTGCATTTTTCCGTATCCGACACTCAGAAAGCCCCAATCGGAATCCTGCATTCAGCCACGCTCGAAGATGGCGTTTTCACTGTGGACTCGCTCAAAGGCGAGGTCCTGGCGAAAGTAAACGCACATGAACGTTCCCTGATCATGGCCAACCACACCGCCACTCACCTCTTGCATGCGGCTTTGCGTGGGCTGGTCAGCGATGCGATCTTCCAAGCCGGCTCAATGGTGGCTCCAGAGAAGTTGAGGTTCGACTTCTCTCACCCGGAACCTTTGACAGCCAGCCAAGTCAAGGCTGTGGAGGATGCCGTCAACGCAGAAATCGCAAAGGCTCTGCCGGTCACGATTTTCGAAAACGTGGACCGCGAACGGGCCATCAGCGAGATGGGAGCCATGGCCATTTTCGGCGAGAAGTACGGGGACAATGTCCGCGTCGTCTCTATCCCCGGATCCGTTGAACTCTGCGGAGGCACGCACGTCTCCAATACGTCTGAAATTCGCCTCTTTCGTTTGGCTTCTGAGTCTGGTGTTGCAGCAGGTATACGCCGTATCGAGGCCGTCACATCTCAAGGCGCGCTTTTGGCGGTCGCCGACGACAGAAACAAAATCAAGTCTGTGGCAAACGTCCTCAAGGCGGATGTCCATAACCTTGTGGAACGTGCTCAAAACCTTGTGGCCGAAAAAAGCGAGCTCGAGAAACTTGTCGAGAAGCTTCAGCAAAAACTCGCCTCTCAGGAGTCTGCAGACCTTCTCAAAGACGCCGTAGAAATCGATGGCATCACGGTCATCTCAAAGGCTATTCAGGTCGAGAACAGGGACCAACTCCTCGCGTTCGCTGATGCGTTGCGCTCGAAGCTCAAGCTAGGCATCGTGCTTTTGGGCACCGAACTCGAAGGCAAGGCTGCCTTGATTTGTCTGGTCACCGACGAGGCGTTCAAGTCGAAAAAGGTCAAAGCTGGAGACCTGATTAACGCCGTGGCTCCATTCGTGGATGGTCGAGGAGGTGGACGCCCCACCCTCGCTCAGGCGGGCGGTAGCAAGCCCGAAGGCATTCCAACCGCCATCGCCGAGTTCGAATCCAAAGTTCGCGAGCTCTTGAGTTAG